Proteins from a genomic interval of Corynebacterium freiburgense:
- a CDS encoding tubulin-like doman-containing protein — protein sequence MHKVLVVGCGGSGAQTLAYLMDQLKTTLAERLPQRYPTPKDVVLPAAWQFVSIDVPTVAEKAGPNLPNVSEAGGHYISCGSSDRYATVDAAVSQQLGSRRELGTIASWALRNPTAETTVVGSGAGQFRAIGRMLILSKLKEVQAEIAKAWDILFKSETNRELSDLRSELYGRAQLSGETSNEQPLVFVVSSMAGGAGASMAIDVCRLLTGLDGLAPSLTSLFMVTPDIFSSLSADAVAGTNPNALSMFAELVAAQFGAATDEDVRVFRALGVPVGATDEVPVGRIFPVGIRSGEKGARLGNGEPKTVYRALGRGLAALMVDHNAMQGFGSFTLGNKGGLSADHSRFAWGVEETKNVPWGTYGYAQLSMGRDRYGEYAAQRLASSAVKKLLQGHFDATNPASGDAQIEEKLTNNLNGIHSRVAVILPPPGQSGNWIMYTFQDEINQWAQRIGSRLEARIPSSAGQKGRDWLPAIEQALQSVNQDAKQDVDGLLYAAVYHWASREVIQEKLLDLIRVEVSKYGVPYGNAVLAKVRSYLEESMIGDARNVANTQVGIGLSPELRTSLANNKGKITDDAAYIRSIVDDAIPQLRRCAVVYIARLFAPVLEDFLKNFIGPLEATMRRAHSELESAAAASNDPDLGVAQLKTNVPNLWPDERQASVPDRFSQAANEVFLTDVETFPNQFEHDIIESARDASTGDVDFLSGLYISAQRVIGADWESKSGAEQAPRDLLLLKESWIARDLTVAPGEANIHGDPRPARFAFQISPAEVLERSRQYIRRPGFSFHRFIATSLREYVTNDALPEHERERRRQQVLSRFTEAMTNALPLAQVNPQLVQAIYNKELSYAFNFSRIPFGGDSIAPLLEKTVADYPNHAPADRSKPLGDALSNQGDERSIDIFGSYPNYMPIVFESLLPPIAAQWDRTAGNRSEFWAARRARPLTAALPMSDKERHAMVAGWYIGRLTGTVYCPGTMDARDDEPVQVYDHSEQKWVDFATPMLTPVSRFRSTLDWLPNLLESASLAWARVGDYPLFESIRPYVLLRKLYDSEDQPANENRTLQAQRLLQQWLFSGERKSGEIHQIPGTEASVAPEDRLAAAKEWLQKQGQNAQAYVPSSQAGAGQLHISSDRQFGDITDRNLAARLPVFHDIAADVVQVSAELIRILDKAYAAGPPRAAATVDPFAPASNPANTIEMPGEGDF from the coding sequence ATGCATAAAGTCCTTGTCGTTGGTTGTGGTGGTTCCGGCGCCCAAACGCTGGCCTATTTAATGGATCAATTGAAAACCACACTGGCTGAACGTTTGCCGCAACGGTATCCAACGCCGAAAGACGTTGTACTCCCCGCAGCTTGGCAATTTGTAAGTATCGACGTACCAACGGTTGCGGAAAAAGCAGGTCCAAACCTCCCCAATGTTTCTGAAGCAGGTGGCCACTATATTTCCTGCGGAAGCAGTGACCGCTACGCAACGGTTGATGCCGCCGTGTCCCAACAATTAGGTTCACGGCGCGAACTGGGGACAATCGCAAGCTGGGCATTACGCAACCCCACCGCCGAAACCACGGTCGTGGGCTCAGGAGCTGGCCAATTCCGGGCGATTGGGCGAATGCTGATTTTGAGCAAGCTCAAAGAAGTACAAGCGGAAATTGCCAAAGCCTGGGACATCCTTTTTAAATCCGAAACCAATAGAGAACTTTCTGATCTCCGATCCGAACTCTATGGTCGAGCCCAGCTTTCCGGAGAAACCAGTAACGAACAACCACTCGTGTTTGTTGTATCCTCCATGGCTGGTGGTGCTGGTGCATCAATGGCGATTGACGTTTGTAGGCTACTTACCGGCCTCGATGGCCTTGCGCCATCATTGACGTCGCTATTTATGGTGACACCTGATATTTTCTCCAGCCTTTCCGCAGACGCTGTGGCTGGCACAAATCCCAATGCACTCTCGATGTTTGCAGAATTAGTAGCAGCCCAATTCGGCGCCGCCACTGATGAAGATGTACGAGTCTTCCGAGCACTCGGTGTTCCAGTAGGTGCTACTGATGAGGTTCCTGTGGGACGTATATTCCCAGTGGGCATACGTTCTGGTGAAAAAGGCGCTCGACTAGGTAATGGTGAACCCAAAACTGTCTACCGGGCGCTCGGGCGAGGTCTAGCAGCCCTTATGGTTGATCACAACGCTATGCAAGGATTTGGTTCCTTTACATTGGGCAATAAAGGTGGTTTATCGGCGGACCATAGTCGTTTTGCTTGGGGCGTAGAAGAAACAAAAAACGTTCCGTGGGGGACCTACGGATATGCACAACTGTCCATGGGGCGGGATCGTTATGGGGAGTACGCGGCACAACGTCTGGCAAGTTCTGCGGTAAAAAAGCTGCTCCAAGGCCATTTTGATGCAACAAACCCAGCTTCGGGCGATGCTCAAATTGAAGAAAAGCTCACCAATAACCTTAATGGAATTCATAGCCGAGTAGCAGTAATCCTGCCGCCGCCTGGGCAGAGTGGCAATTGGATTATGTACACGTTCCAAGATGAGATAAATCAGTGGGCGCAGCGCATTGGAAGCCGCCTAGAAGCACGAATACCAAGTTCAGCTGGCCAGAAGGGACGTGATTGGCTGCCAGCTATCGAGCAGGCTTTACAGTCGGTGAATCAAGACGCAAAACAAGATGTTGACGGCTTGCTGTATGCGGCCGTATACCACTGGGCCAGCCGTGAAGTAATCCAAGAAAAGCTCCTGGATTTGATTCGCGTTGAAGTTTCTAAATACGGCGTGCCGTATGGAAACGCCGTATTAGCCAAAGTGCGAAGCTACCTTGAAGAATCCATGATTGGAGATGCTCGCAATGTGGCAAACACCCAGGTAGGCATTGGACTTTCGCCAGAACTGCGAACAAGTCTGGCAAATAATAAAGGCAAAATCACCGATGATGCGGCCTATATTCGCAGCATTGTTGATGACGCCATTCCGCAGCTGCGGCGTTGTGCTGTGGTCTATATAGCTCGTCTTTTTGCTCCAGTATTGGAGGATTTCCTTAAGAACTTTATCGGGCCATTGGAAGCCACAATGCGGCGGGCACACAGTGAACTCGAATCAGCGGCAGCTGCGAGCAACGACCCAGATCTTGGCGTTGCCCAACTTAAAACAAATGTACCCAACCTATGGCCGGATGAACGCCAAGCAAGTGTTCCAGACCGCTTTAGCCAAGCAGCCAATGAAGTGTTCCTTACCGATGTGGAAACTTTCCCGAATCAATTCGAACACGACATTATTGAATCTGCTCGTGATGCATCGACCGGAGACGTCGATTTCTTGTCTGGACTTTATATTTCGGCGCAACGCGTCATAGGCGCTGATTGGGAATCAAAGTCCGGTGCGGAGCAAGCGCCACGTGATCTTCTGCTCCTTAAAGAATCTTGGATCGCACGAGACCTTACGGTTGCTCCAGGAGAAGCGAATATTCATGGTGACCCGCGCCCGGCTCGTTTTGCATTCCAAATTTCACCGGCTGAGGTATTGGAGCGTAGCCGCCAGTATATCCGGCGCCCTGGTTTTTCTTTCCACCGGTTTATTGCCACATCACTGCGAGAGTATGTGACTAATGATGCGTTGCCTGAGCATGAGCGCGAGCGGAGGCGTCAACAGGTACTGAGTCGGTTTACTGAGGCAATGACCAATGCGCTTCCATTGGCCCAGGTAAATCCCCAATTGGTACAGGCTATTTACAATAAAGAACTGAGCTATGCGTTTAATTTCTCCCGAATTCCATTCGGTGGCGATAGTATCGCTCCACTATTGGAAAAAACCGTGGCGGATTATCCAAACCATGCTCCGGCAGACCGTTCAAAGCCACTCGGTGATGCATTAAGCAATCAGGGTGATGAACGTTCAATTGATATTTTTGGTTCGTACCCGAATTACATGCCTATTGTTTTTGAATCTCTTTTGCCTCCAATCGCGGCGCAGTGGGATCGGACTGCCGGAAATCGCTCAGAATTTTGGGCTGCGCGCCGGGCACGTCCACTGACCGCAGCATTACCTATGTCAGATAAAGAACGGCATGCGATGGTTGCGGGCTGGTATATCGGCAGGCTTACCGGAACTGTGTATTGTCCCGGCACCATGGATGCCCGGGATGATGAACCCGTACAAGTCTATGACCATAGTGAGCAGAAGTGGGTGGATTTTGCCACTCCAATGCTTACCCCGGTTTCACGTTTCCGTTCTACTCTGGATTGGTTGCCGAACCTACTTGAATCTGCATCTTTGGCATGGGCGAGGGTAGGAGACTACCCGCTATTTGAGTCGATCCGGCCATATGTTCTGCTACGGAAGCTCTATGATTCTGAGGATCAACCTGCGAATGAAAACCGGACGCTTCAGGCCCAAAGGTTGTTACAGCAATGGCTCTTTAGCGGTGAGCGTAAATCTGGCGAAATTCACCAGATTCCTGGCACGGAAGCCTCAGTAGCGCCTGAGGACCGGTTAGCCGCAGCGAAGGAATGGTTGCAGAAACAGGGGCAAAATGCTCAAGCATATGTTCCTTCTTCGCAAGCAGGTGCGGGTCAATTGCATATTAGTTCGGATCGCCAGTTTGGGGATATTACAGATAGGAATCTTGCGGCTCGGCTACCGGTATTTCATGATATCGCCGCAGATGTTGTCCAGGTAAGTGCAGAATTGATTCGCATTTTGGATAAAGCCTATGCGGCTGGCCCACCGCGAGCCGCTGCAACAGTGGATCCGTTCGCTCCTGCATCAAATCCTGCGAATACTATTGAAATGCCAGGTGAAGGGGACTTTTAA
- a CDS encoding vWA domain-containing protein, whose translation MEKSMVFVRRVAAICCAGVIAIAGGSFANLNTAYGQAPPPPPEQGLAPILPPPSPNQVAPVQPEANTPTVPAQSTPGNSSLSALGSCVASKGQLDVILMIDETESLIHQVKDGNIDPNTPGADASHNRVPAAQSFVNQLLAKHNSEGVDVRIRVAGFGQEYKNGFSDPVYGEWVQLDDQSIKGVKNTIAGFADRTSEQYTNYANAFAGAYQDFPRSGATDSCKMLVTFTDGALTAQEGQEVAQDAVCRPNGITDQFRSAGITNIGIGLSDPKNPSNFELFAGITEGTGTRCGTLDPNGAFFPADSVGSLFASFHQALGNGGVYSEETAASDPFEFVLDDSVDSVRFTALAKDDLGPNAKLNLIAPDGSKLVLDGEGSSSVGGAEVTWAASHDPVQQADGEMKLKKPGGWAGAWRLQFEGFGEDRSDHKVFNSVKIQPDLQIQFHGPEGPATSNLSARSNEEIALSLVGLDRQPRKLQGDAKINLDFVPADGGSRVDLLSGVDVSKGKEAKVQLDTLANLPTSGTLEASVNIVTAGPNGRPGTALEPVTNQIDIAVSRQDMPVVPGAVSFTMEAPEVTVPIAVTGPGKVWVPAGSTLETEILPEGIDAIQLSSEHTDAASALTLSEGEQATLPVKVSVAQLRDGVVTGSIPVSLARADGSEETTVPVQATGNLSVPLNKTAFTLAFLAAVLLGLLIPLGLLYLVRFLTARIPQQYFGAQRIALSFEGASVRYDGAPAPTIDLDQASRNQVLHDGRSADVLGYRLRVRSFHWNPLAESKVVVESAPSVGASGKQLHGQAVLPLAVQGEWFIAAAHGQLELIVLPRLPIDQQSARSLEEAITDRVPELAVRIQQTLDQQRSTQPPEPAGGTPTAAASTSESWDQPASSWGTSWDGKTNNQSDPGWGEAPKWN comes from the coding sequence ATGGAGAAAAGTATGGTTTTTGTGCGGCGCGTAGCTGCCATTTGCTGTGCGGGAGTTATTGCGATAGCCGGCGGCTCATTTGCAAATCTCAATACGGCCTATGGGCAAGCACCTCCGCCACCTCCAGAGCAAGGTTTGGCGCCAATATTGCCACCGCCTTCTCCGAATCAGGTGGCACCAGTGCAGCCTGAAGCCAATACGCCGACAGTGCCTGCGCAATCGACGCCGGGGAATTCGAGTTTGAGTGCTCTAGGTTCGTGTGTGGCATCCAAAGGGCAACTGGACGTTATTTTGATGATCGATGAAACTGAATCGCTGATTCATCAAGTCAAAGACGGCAATATTGATCCAAATACTCCTGGTGCTGATGCGAGCCATAATAGGGTTCCTGCCGCACAGAGTTTTGTTAACCAGCTTTTGGCAAAGCACAATAGCGAAGGCGTAGACGTTCGTATCCGTGTTGCGGGTTTTGGGCAGGAATATAAAAACGGTTTTTCGGACCCAGTTTATGGCGAGTGGGTTCAGTTAGATGACCAATCGATCAAGGGCGTGAAAAATACAATCGCGGGTTTTGCTGATCGAACCTCTGAGCAATATACAAACTATGCAAATGCTTTTGCGGGTGCGTATCAGGATTTTCCGCGTTCTGGAGCCACAGACAGCTGTAAAATGCTCGTTACATTCACAGATGGAGCATTAACTGCGCAAGAGGGGCAAGAGGTCGCCCAAGATGCAGTTTGTCGACCAAACGGCATTACTGATCAATTCCGTTCTGCGGGAATTACCAATATTGGTATTGGTTTATCGGATCCTAAAAATCCATCAAATTTTGAGTTATTTGCCGGCATTACGGAAGGTACTGGCACTCGATGCGGAACTCTAGATCCGAATGGGGCGTTCTTCCCAGCGGATAGTGTTGGGAGTCTATTTGCCAGCTTCCACCAGGCCCTAGGTAATGGGGGTGTGTATTCGGAAGAAACCGCCGCTAGCGATCCATTTGAATTTGTTTTGGATGATTCAGTTGATTCTGTTCGGTTTACAGCATTGGCTAAAGATGACCTTGGGCCAAATGCAAAGCTGAATCTTATTGCGCCGGATGGTTCGAAGCTAGTGCTGGATGGAGAAGGTAGTAGCAGTGTTGGAGGGGCCGAAGTTACATGGGCTGCTTCTCATGACCCAGTGCAACAGGCCGATGGGGAGATGAAACTTAAAAAGCCAGGTGGCTGGGCCGGGGCTTGGCGTCTGCAATTTGAAGGCTTTGGCGAGGATCGCTCAGATCACAAGGTATTTAATTCGGTGAAAATTCAACCGGATTTACAGATTCAGTTTCATGGGCCAGAAGGACCGGCTACTTCAAATCTTAGTGCTCGCAGCAATGAGGAGATTGCTCTAAGTCTTGTTGGCCTTGATAGGCAGCCTCGGAAATTGCAAGGTGATGCCAAGATCAACTTGGATTTTGTTCCTGCAGATGGTGGAAGCCGTGTGGATTTGCTGTCCGGGGTGGATGTTTCCAAAGGTAAGGAAGCAAAGGTTCAGCTCGATACATTAGCTAATTTGCCTACGTCCGGGACTTTGGAGGCGAGCGTCAATATTGTGACCGCTGGACCGAATGGCCGTCCTGGTACAGCATTGGAGCCGGTGACAAACCAGATTGATATTGCGGTGTCTCGGCAGGATATGCCGGTGGTGCCTGGTGCCGTGAGTTTTACTATGGAGGCCCCGGAGGTAACTGTTCCTATTGCAGTGACTGGCCCCGGCAAGGTTTGGGTCCCTGCAGGCAGTACCTTGGAGACGGAGATTCTGCCTGAGGGTATTGATGCTATTCAGTTGTCCAGTGAACATACTGATGCGGCGTCGGCTCTTACGCTCAGCGAAGGCGAGCAGGCAACATTGCCGGTAAAGGTTTCAGTGGCACAATTGCGCGATGGTGTAGTTACAGGTTCCATACCTGTTTCGCTCGCACGTGCGGATGGTAGTGAGGAAACTACGGTTCCGGTTCAGGCAACAGGCAATTTATCAGTTCCACTCAATAAAACGGCATTCACTTTAGCGTTTTTGGCGGCGGTGCTTTTAGGGCTTTTGATTCCACTTGGGCTGTTGTATTTAGTCAGATTCCTTACCGCTCGGATTCCGCAGCAGTATTTTGGTGCTCAGCGAATCGCATTGAGTTTTGAAGGTGCCTCTGTGCGTTATGATGGCGCACCAGCACCGACCATTGACCTCGATCAGGCGTCACGCAATCAAGTGCTTCACGACGGCCGCTCCGCCGACGTTCTTGGATATAGGTTGCGGGTGCGCAGTTTCCACTGGAATCCACTTGCAGAATCAAAGGTGGTTGTGGAATCCGCCCCCTCGGTTGGTGCATCCGGAAAGCAATTGCATGGCCAGGCGGTATTACCATTGGCAGTGCAAGGTGAATGGTTTATTGCTGCCGCACATGGCCAGCTAGAACTTATTGTTTTGCCACGGCTGCCAATTGATCAGCAATCGGCTCGGAGTTTAGAGGAAGCGATTACTGACCGTGTACCTGAGCTTGCTGTCCGTATCCAACAAACGCTTGATCAGCAACGTAGTACACAACCACCGGAACCTGCTGGTGGTACGCCGACTGCCGCGGCGTCGACAAGCGAATCGTGGGATCAGCCAGCCTCTTCCTGGGGAACATCCTGGGACGGCAAAACAAATAATCAATCTGATCCCGGCTGGGGCGAAGCCCCTAAGTGGAACTAA
- a CDS encoding TRAFAC clade GTPase domain-containing protein: MDPDATTSPFVSNPEESPLPEGWQGSGTITFAMAGARASGKSLYIAVVVKLLKQLAIANNGIFSPADEHTRRTYEEKYEQPLFKQMGLLQSTPSAASADAHQRRPLIFDIGMHQRDGVRQKIFVVFRDVAGEDLKEENFFSRKDDLSFFRYADRIIFLFDPMAVPRIQQLLAGAVPRHEVGDDDPTVVLQNVLRVLGAEHRPDIALALSKFDTMQRLADVNQGDQYYSGSVNWQRVMNNFGAGFCRENSAITEKFNNDNSLLLHFEVLSLLDCLGATQLINQLRQPMYGVEPYRFQCFAVSALGAPPDGDQISRSGIAPFRCLDPLRDLFSRLDLMNGNSL, translated from the coding sequence ATGGATCCCGATGCCACGACATCACCATTTGTTTCCAATCCGGAAGAGTCTCCACTGCCTGAGGGTTGGCAAGGCTCCGGAACAATTACTTTTGCTATGGCGGGAGCCCGTGCTTCTGGAAAAAGCCTGTATATCGCCGTGGTAGTAAAATTGCTGAAGCAATTGGCTATTGCCAATAATGGGATTTTTAGCCCTGCCGATGAACACACTCGGCGTACCTACGAGGAAAAATACGAGCAGCCACTGTTTAAACAAATGGGCTTGCTGCAATCGACGCCTTCTGCAGCATCAGCGGATGCACACCAACGACGCCCGCTTATCTTTGATATTGGTATGCATCAACGTGACGGTGTGCGCCAAAAAATATTTGTGGTTTTTCGCGATGTTGCTGGTGAAGATCTGAAAGAAGAAAACTTTTTTAGCCGGAAAGATGATTTATCGTTTTTCCGCTACGCCGACCGGATTATCTTCCTTTTTGATCCTATGGCTGTGCCACGTATCCAACAATTATTGGCTGGCGCGGTACCGCGCCATGAAGTTGGGGACGATGATCCTACCGTGGTTTTACAGAATGTTTTACGTGTTTTGGGGGCGGAACATCGTCCTGATATTGCTTTGGCGCTTTCAAAGTTCGATACAATGCAGCGTCTTGCCGATGTAAATCAAGGAGACCAATACTATTCTGGCAGCGTTAATTGGCAGCGAGTAATGAATAACTTTGGTGCTGGTTTTTGCAGAGAAAACTCGGCGATCACCGAAAAGTTTAATAACGATAACAGCCTACTTTTGCATTTTGAAGTATTGAGTCTCTTAGATTGCCTTGGCGCCACCCAGCTCATTAATCAATTGCGCCAGCCCATGTACGGTGTCGAACCATATCGCTTTCAGTGTTTTGCAGTTTCCGCATTGGGGGCACCGCCCGATGGAGACCAAATTAGCCGCAGTGGTATCGCGCCATTTCGTTGCCTTGATCCGCTACGTGATTTATTTAGCAGACTCGATTTAATGAATGGAAATAGCCTGTGA
- the groL gene encoding chaperonin GroEL (60 kDa chaperone family; promotes refolding of misfolded polypeptides especially under stressful conditions; forms two stacked rings of heptamers to form a barrel-shaped 14mer; ends can be capped by GroES; misfolded proteins enter the barrel where they are refolded when GroES binds): MAKIIAFDEEARRGLEKGLNTLADAVKVTLGPKGRNVVLEKSWGAPTITNDGVSIAREIELEDPYEKIGAELVKEVAKKTDDVAGDGTTTATVLAQALVREGLRNVAAGSNPMGIKRGIEKAVAKVTDQLLSSAKEIETEEEIAATAGISAGDPAIGAKIAEAMYAVGGGKLNKESVITVEESNTFGVELEVTEGMRFDKGYISGYFATDMERQEAVLEDPYILLVSSKISNIKELLPLLEKVMQTGKPLLIIAEDVEGEALSTLVVNKIRGTFKSVAVKAPGFGDRRKAQLQDMAILTGGQVISEEVGLSLETADLPLLGRARKVVVTKDDTTIVEGAGDAKQIEGRVNQIRAEIENSDSEYDREKLQERLAKLAGGVAVIKVGAATEVELKERKHRIEDAVRNAKAAVEEGIVAGGGVALLQAAHVLDGDLDLHGDEATGVKIVRTALSAPLKQIAVNAGYEAGVVADKVASLPAGEGLNAATGEYVDLMAAGINDPVKVTRSALQNAASIAALFLTTEVVVADKPQPANAGVPGADEMGGMGGF; the protein is encoded by the coding sequence ATGGCAAAGATCATCGCATTCGATGAAGAAGCACGCCGCGGCCTGGAAAAGGGCCTGAATACCTTGGCTGACGCAGTCAAGGTTACGCTCGGCCCAAAGGGCCGTAACGTAGTCCTGGAAAAGTCCTGGGGCGCCCCGACCATCACCAACGACGGTGTTTCTATCGCTCGCGAGATCGAGCTTGAAGACCCGTACGAAAAGATTGGTGCTGAGCTAGTCAAGGAAGTGGCAAAGAAGACTGACGACGTCGCAGGTGATGGCACCACGACGGCAACCGTGCTAGCACAGGCCCTGGTTCGCGAAGGCTTGCGCAATGTTGCAGCTGGCTCAAACCCAATGGGCATTAAGCGGGGCATTGAAAAGGCGGTAGCAAAAGTCACCGATCAGTTGCTTTCCTCTGCAAAAGAAATTGAAACCGAAGAAGAAATCGCAGCAACCGCTGGTATTTCCGCTGGTGATCCAGCAATCGGTGCGAAAATTGCAGAGGCAATGTACGCAGTTGGCGGCGGCAAGCTCAATAAAGAGTCCGTTATTACCGTTGAAGAATCAAACACCTTCGGTGTAGAACTCGAAGTCACCGAGGGTATGCGCTTTGATAAAGGCTATATTTCGGGCTACTTCGCTACCGATATGGAGCGCCAAGAAGCCGTTCTTGAAGATCCATATATCTTGTTGGTGTCCTCCAAGATCTCCAATATCAAAGAACTGCTTCCACTATTGGAAAAGGTTATGCAGACCGGCAAGCCACTGCTGATTATCGCCGAAGACGTTGAAGGCGAAGCCTTGTCAACGCTGGTAGTGAATAAGATTCGTGGCACCTTTAAGTCTGTTGCAGTAAAGGCTCCTGGTTTCGGCGATCGCCGTAAAGCACAATTGCAGGATATGGCAATCCTTACGGGTGGTCAGGTTATTTCCGAGGAAGTTGGACTCTCCCTGGAAACTGCAGACCTGCCACTGCTCGGCCGCGCACGTAAGGTAGTTGTCACGAAAGACGACACCACCATCGTTGAAGGTGCAGGCGACGCAAAGCAGATCGAAGGTCGTGTAAATCAAATCCGTGCAGAGATCGAAAATTCTGATTCGGAATACGACCGCGAAAAACTTCAGGAGCGTCTAGCAAAGCTGGCTGGCGGTGTTGCCGTAATCAAGGTAGGCGCAGCTACCGAGGTTGAGCTAAAAGAACGCAAGCACCGCATTGAAGACGCCGTGCGAAACGCAAAGGCGGCCGTTGAAGAGGGCATTGTTGCAGGCGGTGGTGTTGCACTTCTGCAAGCTGCTCACGTACTCGACGGTGACCTTGACCTCCACGGTGATGAAGCAACAGGTGTCAAGATCGTTCGCACCGCACTTTCTGCTCCACTGAAGCAAATTGCAGTGAATGCTGGCTACGAAGCTGGTGTGGTAGCAGACAAAGTTGCATCGCTGCCTGCTGGTGAGGGGCTTAACGCTGCGACTGGCGAGTATGTAGACCTGATGGCCGCAGGTATTAATGACCCGGTTAAGGTGACTCGTTCCGCATTGCAGAACGCTGCCTCCATCGCTGCGCTCTTCCTTACCACTGAGGTGGTTGTAGCTGACAAGCCGCAGCCAGCAAACGCTGGTGTTCCAGGCGCCGATGAAATGGGTGGTATGGGCGGTTTCTAA